From the genome of Candidatus Caldatribacterium sp., one region includes:
- a CDS encoding zinc-binding dehydrogenase, with the protein MKMKKVFVIEKGRLEICEVDVPKVEEGSLLVKVEVATICNQTDLHILDGLHPGATPFPCVLGHEGAGVVVEVGEGIREFAVGDRVAIRSWFGGTFAEYVNVRPEDAVKIPDDMDFSEASLLEISSCVFALVDQCVSLGREVLILGQGTAGLIATQLSAASGAARTIVVSRSTKKLDMAIQFGANIVINSRLQDPVEEINRLTRNNGVETVLECTGVPSMLALCPLLVKQQGVIGIFGACVYPVSFDFLTLHFKRACLLTTGYKWAYSRETLEKVLSLWKTGRLKLRPLVTHWFSLERIRDAFSLLREGREDVIKIAIKP; encoded by the coding sequence ATGAAAATGAAAAAGGTCTTCGTTATAGAGAAAGGAAGGCTCGAGATTTGCGAGGTTGATGTACCTAAAGTGGAAGAAGGAAGCTTGCTTGTTAAGGTTGAAGTAGCCACCATTTGCAATCAAACTGACCTCCATATACTTGATGGTTTGCATCCTGGAGCTACTCCTTTTCCCTGTGTTCTGGGGCACGAGGGCGCTGGAGTCGTAGTTGAAGTTGGAGAAGGTATTCGCGAGTTTGCAGTGGGTGATAGAGTGGCCATTCGCTCCTGGTTTGGGGGAACCTTCGCTGAGTACGTAAATGTGAGGCCTGAGGATGCCGTTAAGATTCCTGATGACATGGACTTTTCTGAAGCTTCGTTGCTTGAAATATCGAGTTGTGTTTTTGCACTGGTAGACCAATGCGTTTCTCTTGGGAGAGAGGTTCTCATACTTGGTCAAGGAACAGCAGGATTAATAGCAACCCAGCTGTCAGCAGCCTCAGGGGCAGCAAGAACGATTGTTGTCTCTCGGAGCACTAAAAAACTTGATATGGCTATCCAGTTCGGGGCCAATATCGTGATTAACTCTCGACTGCAAGATCCAGTTGAAGAGATTAACAGACTCACGAGGAACAATGGCGTAGAAACTGTACTAGAGTGCACTGGTGTTCCCTCAATGCTTGCGCTCTGTCCTCTGTTGGTAAAGCAGCAAGGTGTTATCGGTATATTCGGAGCGTGCGTTTATCCTGTTTCTTTTGACTTTCTTACTCTCCACTTCAAACGAGCATGCCTGCTAACTACGGGCTACAAGTGGGCTTACTCGAGAGAAACCCTTGAGAAAGTGCTGTCTCTCTGGAAGACTGGAAGACTAAAACTTAGACCTTTAGTAACTCACTGGTTCTCTCTGGAACGAATCAGAGATGCCTTCTCGCTGCTACGGGAAGGACGGGAGGATGTCATTAAGATAGCAATAAAGCCTTAA